CCAGTCGTTGCTGCGTGTCAAGCCTCAACAGTCAGTCGTAAGTAATGACAGCTCCCATGGTACCCGCCGCAAGGTCAAGCTTGCTGCTTATTCAAATGTTGGAAAAGGTCGGGAAGCTGTGCGTATCAGCGACTCATGCAACAGCTTAAGCGGAAGCAGTGAAAGCGGCAGCTCTGATGGGCTCAATGGAACCGCCTAGTTGGTTCATTTCTGTGGAAAATGTGGGACTTCGTAGCTTCACATTTAGAACTTATTTGGCAAATCCCGACATTTGGGATGAACGGCTCTCATATGAGCCACACTTTGCTAGAAAAAAATTTAACGTAAGAATAATATACAGCTAGAGATTAGTCCTAGCGATCTTTATTACTGACTATGTCAGTATATCCACCTGCATTCAAAACGTTGATATATCCTTGGCTTTCCAAAACCTGCATAGCCTTGTATGCTCTGCGTCCAGACTTGCAGTAAACAACAACCGTCGCGATCTTCTCGGGAAGCAATTTTGAGGCGTTTCCTTCTAGTTCGGGAGCTGCATCCGGAGTGCACGCACTCTGGATGTATCGAACGTGGTCAATTTTTCCGTCCGCAGCAATCTCGGTTGCGTTACGAACATCCAACACGTACGTGCTTTCATCCGCGAGAGCGGCTTGAACCTGCTCTGGCGTACTGAAGCTATACTGAGCAGCTCGGGTATTGTAGTCGGACATAATCGTGATCCGATTAACAGTAGTGAAGATGGAACGgctgttcacagtcaacaaatCAATGCCGATGCAATATCTTGCTATCTCCGCCGCTTTTTACCAACCGACGATGAGCGTTCCTACAGGGAATTCCTACGTAGAACTTAAAAGCAAGGCCTCTATAGGCCTCTGATGGATTATCTATTGTTTTTCTGTCCTAGTAGATTAAATCTAACGTCTGTTTGAATAATTGTCTAAGGCCATGCGACTCCATCGACGAGGTTCGGATTCTCCGGCGTTGACGAGAGGCAATTCTTCATAAGGTAAATCGACACGATTCCCATAAAACAGTCACGCCTTGCGGATACCATGCTTATGCTTACACGCCGTGCCGCCGCtcttttgcttgttggaTTCCAGCCGGCTACTGCTTTTGTCCCTCATCCTTCGTCCCAGCGGTCGCTGATTTTAACGACACCGTCATCGACGTTCTTGGCCGCGGCACCTGG
This portion of the Phaeodactylum tricornutum CCAP 1055/1 chromosome 19, whole genome shotgun sequence genome encodes:
- a CDS encoding predicted protein yields the protein MSDYNTRAAQYSFSTPEQVQAALADESTYVLDVRNATEIAADGKIDHVRYIQSACTPDAAPELEGNASKLLPEKIATVVVYCKSGRRAYKAMQVLESQGYINVLNAGGYTDIVSNKDR